One genomic segment of [Phormidium] sp. ETS-05 includes these proteins:
- the crtA gene encoding cyanoexosortase A, with product MNWLQIKVNQLPQKYIDPQYWLAGIGAGLIAVNLTLTWRGDNVEVLGNNFMFLGAAGFLIWERRDKLKLESSFFATIFGLAIVAIVLIKSSAISGYDVFLRLSPLISGIGLALIASGWQAWKQYWQELTLLIFPIISPGLLLKFFDISPITAKFATFILWYLNFPVKNNGSYIILPTGVVDVYFGCSGYSSITQLLGLSVLFLFMFPTTKKQKIYLPILAVTVGFVVNAIRVALMAYLVAYSTDQAFEYWHKGDGSLIFSMIAVAIFGFFCWLFVLREEDKKNQHQGEE from the coding sequence GTGAACTGGTTGCAAATTAAAGTAAATCAACTGCCACAAAAATACATTGACCCCCAATACTGGCTCGCTGGGATAGGTGCTGGTTTAATCGCCGTTAACCTGACCTTGACCTGGCGAGGAGATAATGTCGAAGTTCTCGGCAATAACTTCATGTTTTTGGGGGCAGCAGGCTTTTTAATCTGGGAAAGACGGGATAAGCTGAAACTAGAAAGCAGCTTTTTCGCCACCATATTCGGCCTCGCAATTGTGGCGATCGTCCTCATCAAAAGCAGCGCCATCTCCGGTTATGACGTATTCCTGCGACTATCCCCCTTAATCTCCGGTATCGGTTTAGCCCTCATCGCCTCCGGGTGGCAAGCCTGGAAACAATACTGGCAAGAATTAACCCTCTTAATTTTTCCCATCATCTCCCCCGGACTGCTTCTAAAATTTTTTGATATCTCTCCCATCACCGCTAAATTTGCCACATTCATCCTGTGGTATTTAAACTTCCCCGTCAAAAATAATGGCAGTTACATCATTCTCCCCACTGGCGTAGTAGATGTTTACTTTGGCTGCTCGGGCTATAGTTCAATTACCCAGCTACTGGGGCTATCAGTGTTGTTCCTCTTCATGTTTCCCACCACCAAAAAGCAAAAAATCTACTTGCCAATTCTCGCTGTCACCGTGGGATTCGTCGTCAATGCCATCCGAGTCGCTCTCATGGCGTATTTGGTAGCATATTCCACAGACCAAGCATTTGAATACTGGCACAAAGGTGATGGCTCCCTCATATTTTCCATGATTGCCGTAGCCATCTTCGGATTTTTCTGCTGGCTGTTCGTCTTGCGAGAAGAAGACAAAAAAAATCAACACCAGGGGGAAGAGTGA
- a CDS encoding PEP-CTERM sorting domain-containing protein (PEP-CTERM proteins occur, often in large numbers, in the proteomes of bacteria that also encode an exosortase, a predicted intramembrane cysteine proteinase. The presence of a PEP-CTERM domain at a protein's C-terminus predicts cleavage within the sorting domain, followed by covalent anchoring to some some component of the (usually Gram-negative) cell surface. Many PEP-CTERM proteins exhibit an unusual sequence composition that includes large numbers of potential glycosylation sites. Expression of one such protein has been shown restore the ability of a bacterium to form floc, a type of biofilm.) — MKTQKLATLTAAAAVATTAVLGFTGAAQAYSFNSSGISFSKNTKVTFTMGRSHGSFISSLGIYEVNGGTPAKVHDLFWETKKSDNGRANGWMGTFGNTLTSATGNAVVTFTFLANKVYSLGLTSYKQIGNRPMELVGTVFSTTSLNGGFGQGAVFSSTGTDGVTGDGNFFSDYASNQDVNPAEFTDLTKGAAISFDDGGNGADKDYNDFTFTAAVPEPLTMGGMLLGAAGMAIARKRRNNNIA, encoded by the coding sequence ATGAAAACCCAAAAACTCGCAACTCTAACCGCCGCCGCCGCCGTAGCCACCACAGCCGTGTTGGGATTCACCGGCGCCGCCCAAGCCTACAGCTTTAACAGCAGTGGCATCAGCTTCAGTAAGAACACCAAAGTGACCTTCACGATGGGTCGGAGCCACGGCTCTTTCATCTCCAGCTTGGGGATTTATGAAGTCAATGGTGGCACCCCGGCTAAAGTTCATGACCTGTTCTGGGAAACCAAGAAGTCTGACAATGGCAGAGCCAATGGCTGGATGGGGACTTTCGGCAACACTCTCACCTCTGCTACTGGCAACGCGGTAGTGACATTTACCTTCTTGGCGAATAAAGTGTACTCCTTGGGTCTGACCAGCTACAAGCAAATTGGCAACAGGCCGATGGAGCTAGTAGGGACCGTTTTCTCTACCACTTCCTTGAATGGTGGTTTCGGCCAAGGTGCGGTGTTCAGTTCCACTGGGACCGATGGCGTGACTGGGGATGGCAACTTCTTCAGCGACTATGCCAGCAATCAAGACGTTAACCCGGCTGAGTTCACCGACCTGACCAAGGGTGCAGCGATTTCCTTTGACGATGGCGGTAACGGAGCGGATAAGGACTACAACGACTTCACTTTCACTGCAGCCGTGCCTGAGCCTTTGACTATGGGGGGGATGCTTCTGGGTGCAGCCGGTATGGCGATCGCCCGCAAGCGTCGTAATAACAACATTGCCTAA
- a CDS encoding mannosyltransferase family protein, whose product MVSVKAPKPEGIEFAAVMWLASRGVVLAAMLGVAPLLQAPPGGIAATADLSVFSAWDSVYYEKIASFGYAVDGGEGLVAFFPLFPLAMRGLMGLGLPVLWAGVLVNNLAFFGALVVVYQLVANRHGPGAARWTTAALAWCPFSLFATVIYSEGLFLFLSGAALRAFERREYGQVVLWGGLATATRPTGVALVGAFLITAFRERRPVAAWVASVAASWGLLLFSIYCWRKFGNPLAFVAAQRFWRPESGFDWRGWGKIILQVFLGQGNVRAGMLKDPWHPLLMVIIGILGWLLWRFRSRLGEVWCGSGVCLLVVLLWLLGGDPLVNGVAIFGSGYLLWRWRRELSLVVVVYGFCGLGLILASGSTISLARIAYGIVPLSVALGVAISRAGRWGYPAMVFLGMMLVSLSVRFAQHLWAG is encoded by the coding sequence GTGGTCAGCGTTAAAGCTCCGAAGCCAGAAGGAATAGAGTTTGCCGCTGTGATGTGGTTGGCAAGCCGAGGAGTAGTTTTGGCGGCGATGTTAGGGGTGGCCCCTTTGCTGCAGGCACCCCCTGGCGGTATCGCCGCCACCGCAGATTTATCGGTGTTTTCCGCTTGGGATAGCGTTTACTACGAGAAAATCGCCAGTTTCGGTTACGCCGTGGATGGGGGAGAAGGTCTGGTGGCTTTTTTCCCCTTATTTCCCCTAGCGATGCGGGGGTTGATGGGGTTGGGGTTGCCCGTCCTCTGGGCGGGGGTATTAGTTAATAATCTGGCGTTTTTCGGTGCCTTGGTAGTGGTTTACCAGTTGGTGGCGAACCGCCACGGTCCTGGTGCGGCGAGGTGGACAACGGCAGCTCTGGCTTGGTGTCCTTTTTCCTTGTTTGCGACAGTAATTTATAGTGAAGGGCTGTTTTTATTTTTGAGTGGAGCAGCTTTACGAGCTTTTGAGCGCCGAGAATATGGGCAAGTGGTGCTATGGGGAGGGTTGGCGACGGCGACCAGGCCCACGGGGGTGGCGTTGGTGGGGGCATTTCTCATCACGGCATTTCGGGAGCGGCGTCCGGTGGCGGCTTGGGTTGCTAGTGTGGCGGCGAGTTGGGGGTTACTGCTGTTTTCTATCTACTGCTGGCGGAAATTTGGGAATCCGCTAGCATTTGTGGCGGCGCAACGGTTCTGGCGTCCGGAGTCGGGGTTTGATTGGCGGGGGTGGGGGAAAATTATCTTGCAGGTGTTTTTGGGCCAGGGGAATGTGAGAGCGGGGATGCTCAAAGACCCTTGGCATCCGCTGTTGATGGTGATTATTGGGATTTTGGGCTGGCTATTGTGGCGGTTTCGCTCCCGTTTGGGTGAGGTGTGGTGTGGTAGCGGGGTTTGCCTGTTGGTGGTGTTGCTGTGGCTGCTGGGGGGAGATCCGCTGGTGAATGGGGTGGCGATTTTTGGCAGTGGTTATTTGCTGTGGCGGTGGCGTCGGGAATTAAGTTTGGTGGTGGTGGTGTATGGTTTTTGCGGTTTGGGGTTGATTTTGGCTTCTGGGAGTACGATATCTCTAGCCAGAATTGCTTATGGGATTGTGCCGCTGTCTGTGGCTTTGGGGGTTGCCATCTCTAGGGCAGGGCGTTGGGGTTATCCGGCTATGGTATTTCTGGGGATGATGCTGGTGAGTTTGTCGGTTCGCTTTGCTCAGCATCTTTGGGCTGGTTAA
- a CDS encoding dienelactone hydrolase family protein translates to MQLREIESNTGGSFHAYVATPAAGSGPGLVVIQEIFGINSVMRHIADAYAAAGYVAVVPDLFWRQQPGIELSSEVAADWQKALALYQNFDEDKGVEDLRDTLKYLRHLPECTGKVGTVGFCLGGKLAYLMATRSDADCNVSYYGVGIENNLHESGNIQTPLILHLAAQDQFVPPEAQAQIQAGVKDNPLVKVYSYPGVDHAFGRAGGKAYVPEAAQLAESRTLAFFREHLG, encoded by the coding sequence GTGCAGTTAAGAGAGATTGAGTCTAACACCGGTGGCAGCTTCCATGCCTATGTTGCCACACCTGCAGCTGGTAGCGGGCCCGGTTTAGTGGTGATTCAGGAAATTTTCGGCATTAACAGTGTGATGCGCCATATTGCCGATGCTTACGCGGCGGCGGGTTACGTGGCAGTGGTTCCTGACCTGTTCTGGCGGCAACAACCGGGGATAGAATTGAGCAGTGAGGTAGCTGCCGACTGGCAAAAGGCATTAGCCCTTTATCAGAATTTTGATGAGGATAAAGGCGTAGAAGACCTGCGCGACACCCTCAAATACCTGCGCCATTTGCCCGAATGCACTGGTAAAGTGGGGACCGTGGGTTTTTGTTTGGGGGGCAAGCTGGCATATTTGATGGCGACTCGATCGGACGCCGACTGCAATGTGAGCTACTACGGTGTAGGCATAGAAAACAACCTCCACGAGAGCGGTAATATCCAAACACCCCTCATCCTTCATCTCGCGGCTCAGGACCAGTTTGTGCCGCCAGAAGCCCAAGCCCAAATTCAAGCCGGAGTCAAGGACAATCCTTTAGTAAAAGTTTATTCTTATCCCGGCGTTGACCACGCTTTTGGTCGGGCGGGAGGAAAGGCTTACGTACCAGAGGCGGCGCAGTTAGCAGAAAGCCGCACCCTGGCATTTTTCCGCGAGCATTTGGGTTAA
- a CDS encoding sorbosone dehydrogenase family protein, whose amino-acid sequence MIDFRFGLLMLLLTGTVACSEPATKVPEADISSKVAAASPQKLPTTTLTPTPIRVNIQDLPPPYHSQSASKPPQVVPVPENPLLQVPPGFTVNVFAENLDGPRWLALTPSGDVLVTETPQNRIRLLRDANGDGVADVTHIFADTENGLNLPFGMAFGGNYFFLGNTGEVRRFAYSQGMDKLVGTGEKITDLPGEGYRQHWTRNVVVAPDGSKLYVSVGSRSNVDAEELPRASVQVMNLDGSDQKTFAFGLRNPVGMDFHPTTGELYVTVNERDGLGDDLVPDYLTRVQSGEFFGWPFAYLAPNLLDPRHQVSGNSSAGELVKRTRTPDVLFQAHSAALGLQFYNGTTFPTKYRNGAFVAFRGSWNRNSGTGYKIVFVPFDESGTAQGYYEDFLTGFLMDPTKPATWGRPVGLLVLPDGSLLFTEEGNNRIYRVQYQGG is encoded by the coding sequence ATGATAGATTTTCGCTTTGGGCTACTAATGCTGCTCTTAACCGGGACTGTAGCTTGCAGTGAACCGGCTACCAAAGTCCCTGAAGCTGATATTTCCTCGAAAGTGGCGGCGGCGTCTCCCCAGAAGCTGCCCACAACCACCCTCACCCCAACTCCCATCCGCGTCAATATTCAAGATTTGCCGCCACCATATCACTCCCAAAGCGCCAGCAAACCGCCCCAAGTGGTGCCAGTGCCGGAAAACCCCCTGCTGCAGGTGCCTCCCGGTTTTACGGTGAATGTGTTTGCCGAAAATTTGGATGGTCCGCGCTGGCTGGCTCTCACTCCTTCTGGAGATGTGCTGGTGACGGAGACGCCGCAAAACCGCATCCGCCTGCTGCGGGACGCTAACGGTGACGGGGTGGCAGATGTGACCCATATTTTTGCTGATACGGAAAATGGTTTAAATCTGCCTTTTGGGATGGCTTTTGGGGGAAATTATTTTTTCCTGGGGAATACGGGGGAAGTGCGCCGGTTTGCCTATAGTCAGGGTATGGATAAGCTGGTGGGAACGGGGGAAAAAATCACGGACCTCCCTGGTGAAGGCTATCGGCAACATTGGACCCGCAATGTGGTGGTTGCCCCGGATGGGAGCAAGTTGTATGTATCCGTAGGCTCCCGATCGAATGTGGATGCGGAGGAGCTGCCTCGGGCTTCGGTGCAGGTGATGAATTTGGATGGGTCCGACCAAAAAACTTTTGCTTTCGGGTTGCGCAACCCAGTGGGGATGGATTTTCACCCCACCACAGGGGAGCTTTATGTGACGGTGAATGAGCGGGATGGTTTGGGGGATGATTTGGTGCCTGACTATCTGACTCGGGTGCAGTCTGGGGAGTTTTTTGGTTGGCCGTTTGCTTATCTGGCACCAAATTTACTTGACCCGCGTCACCAGGTTTCTGGCAATAGCTCTGCTGGTGAGTTGGTGAAGCGTACCCGCACTCCTGATGTTTTGTTTCAGGCTCATTCTGCGGCTTTGGGTCTGCAGTTTTACAATGGCACTACTTTCCCGACGAAATACCGCAATGGTGCTTTTGTGGCGTTTCGCGGTAGCTGGAACCGCAACAGTGGCACGGGTTATAAAATTGTGTTCGTTCCTTTTGATGAATCTGGGACCGCACAAGGTTATTATGAAGACTTCCTCACTGGCTTCCTCATGGACCCCACTAAACCGGCTACCTGGGGACGCCCTGTGGGTTTACTGGTGTTACCAGATGGTAGCTTGCTGTTTACCGAGGAGGGGAATAACCGGATTTATCGCGTCCAATATCAAGGTGGTTGA
- a CDS encoding pentapeptide repeat-containing protein, with protein MIRFLHNIHLKCQDRKFKLNRFSLICLFLLAMVGMILLLPLGAISQTSYEPAHLTQLLSTNSCSLCNLVGASLRSAPLMGADLKSANLINANLEGAVLRAANLNGARLMGANLTNADLRGAELSGSNFNGADLTRSQLVGANVFLIDLGNADLQEANLSGIDMSQVYLEGANLGRANLRGTNLSRSQLVGANLRGANLNGANLTSANMKTANLSNADLRGTDMIGATLGGRPARRQFSRSQSGKGEFGKCGPLRCGPPWCQPGDCHPLWR; from the coding sequence GTGATAAGATTTCTGCACAATATTCATTTGAAATGCCAAGATAGGAAGTTTAAATTAAACCGGTTTTCCTTAATTTGTCTATTCCTATTGGCAATGGTGGGCATGATTTTGCTGTTGCCTTTGGGGGCGATTTCCCAAACGTCGTATGAACCGGCACACCTGACCCAGTTGCTCTCTACTAATAGCTGTAGTTTGTGCAATTTAGTCGGTGCTAGTTTAAGGAGTGCGCCGCTGATGGGAGCTGACCTGAAAAGTGCTAACTTGATTAATGCTAATCTGGAGGGTGCTGTTTTGAGGGCTGCTAATCTCAACGGTGCCAGACTTATGGGGGCTAATTTGACTAATGCTGACCTCCGAGGTGCGGAACTTTCTGGGAGCAATTTCAATGGTGCTGACTTGACCCGATCGCAACTGGTGGGGGCGAATGTATTTTTGATTGATTTGGGTAATGCAGACCTGCAAGAAGCGAATCTGAGCGGGATAGATATGAGTCAGGTGTATCTGGAGGGGGCGAATTTAGGACGCGCCAACCTGCGGGGAACTAATTTGAGTCGATCGCAATTAGTGGGTGCTAACCTGCGCGGCGCCAACCTCAACGGTGCCAACCTCACCAGTGCCAATATGAAGACAGCGAATTTGAGTAATGCAGACTTACGCGGTACGGATATGATTGGTGCAACTTTGGGGGGGAGACCTGCGAGGCGCCAATTTAGCAGGAGCCAATCTGGAAAAGGCGAATTTGGAAAATGCGGACCTCTCCGGTGCGGACCTCCGTGGTGTCAACCTGGGGATTGCCATCCTCTCTGGCGCTAA
- a CDS encoding pentapeptide repeat-containing protein: MEKANLENADLSGADLRGVNLGIAILSGAKLINANLTGANLSDARIINVDFCNATMPDGRKGRCS, translated from the coding sequence CTGGAAAAGGCGAATTTGGAAAATGCGGACCTCTCCGGTGCGGACCTCCGTGGTGTCAACCTGGGGATTGCCATCCTCTCTGGCGCTAAGTTGATTAATGCTAATCTCACTGGTGCCAACCTGAGTGATGCCAGAATCATTAATGTGGATTTTTGTAATGCTACGATGCCCGATGGGAGAAAAGGTCGTTGTTCTTAG
- a CDS encoding DUF433 domain-containing protein has translation MPTITDIGTLIVSTPGTCGGRPRIAGTRMSVEAIAIYSNSGMKPEEMVTEYPHLNLAQVHAALAYYYANKEQIDADIAAYYEECDRLEAQHRAGQLK, from the coding sequence ATGCCAACTATCACCGATATTGGGACATTGATTGTCAGCACTCCCGGCACCTGTGGGGGGCGTCCCCGCATTGCCGGAACGAGAATGAGCGTTGAGGCTATTGCAATTTATTCCAATAGCGGGATGAAGCCGGAAGAAATGGTTACGGAATATCCCCATTTGAATTTAGCACAAGTTCATGCGGCCTTGGCATACTATTACGCAAACAAAGAGCAAATAGATGCGGATATTGCGGCATACTATGAGGAGTGCGATCGATTGGAAGCTCAACATCGGGCAGGTCAATTGAAATGA
- a CDS encoding DUF433 domain-containing protein, protein MPTITDIGTLIVSTPGTCGGRPRIAGTRISIAQIAVWHKQAMSAEEIIEEIPYLTLAQVYAAFSYYHANRDEIETDLAAEAAEYQRLEAEYTMGKQDYP, encoded by the coding sequence ATGCCAACCATCACCGATATTGGGACATTGATTGTCAGCACTCCCGGCACCTGTGGGGGGCGTCCCCGCATTGCCGGAACGAGAATTTCCATCGCCCAGATAGCTGTCTGGCACAAGCAAGCAATGAGCGCCGAAGAAATTATCGAAGAGATTCCCTATTTGACATTAGCACAGGTATATGCAGCGTTTTCTTACTATCACGCTAACAGGGATGAAATTGAAACGGATCTGGCTGCGGAAGCAGCGGAGTACCAACGATTGGAAGCAGAATACACGATGGGAAAGCAGGATTATCCGTAG
- a CDS encoding ADP-ribosylglycohydrolase family protein encodes MTESQISAIGYNRNSSHQKEKHMLGAIAGDIIGSIYEAPWRNHKSKEFPLFQRGSHFSDDTVLTVAIADAVLTNSSYTEKLKQYFRRYPTAGYGKNFLLWGLSPSTEPYNSWGNGSAMRVSPVGFAFNDLETVLLEAKRSAEATHNHPEGIKGAQATAAAIFLARTGNSKQDIKSYIASQFGYNLSRTLDEIRPKYSFDVSCQGSVPQAIIAFLESTDFEDAIRNAISIGGDSDTIGCIAGGMAEAFYGGVPEPIAQEVWQRLHEGLRQVTIAFRTDYAIV; translated from the coding sequence TTGACTGAAAGCCAAATCAGTGCGATCGGCTATAATAGGAATAGCAGCCACCAAAAGGAGAAGCATATGTTAGGAGCGATCGCCGGTGATATCATCGGTTCTATATACGAGGCACCTTGGCGCAATCATAAAAGCAAAGAATTTCCCCTGTTCCAGCGCGGCTCCCACTTCAGTGACGACACCGTGTTAACCGTAGCCATTGCTGATGCTGTCCTGACTAACAGCAGCTACACGGAAAAACTCAAACAATATTTCCGCCGCTATCCCACTGCAGGTTATGGCAAAAACTTCCTGCTGTGGGGTCTATCTCCCAGCACCGAGCCTTATAATAGCTGGGGCAATGGTTCTGCCATGCGCGTTAGTCCCGTGGGATTTGCTTTTAATGACTTAGAAACGGTGTTATTAGAAGCCAAACGCAGCGCTGAAGCCACCCACAACCACCCGGAAGGTATCAAAGGCGCCCAAGCCACAGCAGCGGCGATTTTCTTAGCCCGGACTGGCAACAGCAAACAGGATATTAAATCTTATATAGCATCGCAGTTTGGCTATAACTTGAGTCGAACTCTCGACGAAATTAGACCCAAATACTCGTTTGATGTTTCTTGTCAAGGTTCCGTCCCCCAAGCGATAATTGCCTTTTTGGAATCCACGGATTTTGAAGATGCCATTCGCAATGCCATATCAATTGGAGGGGATAGCGATACTATTGGTTGCATTGCTGGGGGTATGGCTGAGGCTTTTTATGGTGGCGTTCCCGAACCAATTGCCCAGGAGGTATGGCAGCGGCTGCATGAAGGTCTGAGGCAGGTAACAATTGCCTTTAGGACTGATTATGCCATAGTTTAG
- a CDS encoding ATP-binding protein — protein MPIQETLPSERMQAGNAGCVSAPPSMTDCESRFRQLVECLPAAVAMVDRQMQYLAVSQPWQTLCYRFGEHLSDGELPKTPAMLKSIPPYLQEICQRCLEGGQGECLQDSWLQPDGTVDWVRWQIQPWRDSSGDIGGLLLCYEAVAPKQLAEALQLTQFAMDKAADAIFWMKPDGRISYANEAASELLGYSAGELQSLSAFDIDPNLSASSWFSTWQSSKENGSLSLESEYRTKAGRLFPVEVRVNYLAFKGGEYLCAFVRDVTDHHLAAAALKHANEQLHAVLDAVPGLVSWIDSDLRYMGVNRHLAAAFNLPPGAFAGKEVGFLENSPKFGEMVRQFFAAPETTASQEVSVNIDGESKHYLIVSQKYYHNQRAVFVGLDISDRRQMEAALRQSEERYRHQAQKLDRALQELQRTQTQLIQTEKMSSLGQLVAGIAHEINNPVSFIFGNIAYARQYASDLLELMDLYTRAYPPTPEIEAKSESIGLDFLRKDFPRLLSSMQSGADRIREVVLSLRNFSRLDEAQKKPVDLHSGIDSTLLIVQNRLTAKAGRSSIQLIKDYGELPQVECYPGQLNQVFMHLLTNAIDAIEQDPRQRLSSQGRSNYTISIRTRMVDPHHVEIRIIDNGPGMTDTVKQRVFEMGFTTKPVGKGTGLGLSISHQIVVEKHGGQIHCNSTPGEGTEFAIILPICQSKEAVNPLPAAFSNTVPFSINPAMQAV, from the coding sequence ATGCCAATCCAGGAAACTCTACCATCAGAGAGAATGCAGGCAGGAAATGCAGGATGTGTTTCCGCTCCACCATCGATGACAGATTGCGAAAGTCGATTTCGCCAGTTAGTGGAGTGTCTCCCCGCCGCCGTGGCGATGGTCGATCGCCAGATGCAATATCTCGCAGTTTCCCAACCCTGGCAAACCTTATGTTACCGGTTTGGCGAACACTTGAGCGACGGGGAGCTTCCCAAAACACCAGCGATGCTAAAGTCCATTCCTCCTTACTTGCAAGAAATCTGCCAGCGATGTTTAGAAGGAGGACAGGGAGAGTGCTTGCAAGATAGCTGGCTCCAGCCAGATGGCACAGTAGATTGGGTGAGGTGGCAAATACAGCCTTGGCGGGATAGCAGCGGCGATATCGGCGGGCTACTGTTGTGCTATGAAGCCGTGGCCCCCAAACAACTCGCAGAAGCGTTGCAGCTAACCCAGTTCGCAATGGACAAAGCCGCTGATGCGATTTTCTGGATGAAACCGGACGGTAGAATCAGCTACGCTAACGAGGCAGCATCAGAATTACTCGGTTATAGCGCTGGGGAACTCCAGAGCCTGAGTGCTTTTGATATAGACCCCAACTTATCAGCCTCATCCTGGTTCTCCACCTGGCAAAGCAGCAAGGAAAACGGCAGTTTGTCTTTGGAATCTGAATATCGCACTAAAGCAGGGCGCCTCTTCCCGGTGGAAGTGCGGGTAAATTATTTGGCCTTTAAAGGTGGGGAGTATCTCTGCGCTTTTGTCCGCGACGTGACAGACCACCATCTGGCCGCCGCCGCTCTCAAACATGCGAATGAGCAACTACATGCGGTGTTAGATGCGGTCCCCGGTTTGGTGTCTTGGATTGATTCCGACTTGCGATATATGGGGGTGAACCGACACCTCGCCGCAGCTTTTAATCTGCCCCCGGGGGCATTTGCGGGCAAAGAAGTGGGGTTTTTGGAAAATAGCCCGAAATTTGGCGAAATGGTGCGCCAATTTTTCGCGGCCCCGGAAACAACGGCATCTCAAGAGGTCAGCGTCAATATTGATGGGGAAAGTAAGCATTATTTGATTGTGTCGCAAAAGTATTACCACAACCAGCGAGCGGTATTTGTGGGTTTGGATATTAGCGATCGACGGCAAATGGAAGCGGCCCTGCGCCAGTCGGAAGAACGCTACCGCCACCAAGCACAGAAGCTCGATCGGGCATTGCAAGAACTACAACGCACCCAAACCCAACTCATCCAAACGGAAAAAATGTCCAGCCTCGGGCAGCTAGTCGCCGGTATCGCCCACGAAATCAACAACCCGGTCAGTTTTATCTTTGGCAACATCGCTTATGCTCGCCAGTACGCTAGCGACCTGTTGGAATTAATGGACCTATACACCCGGGCATACCCCCCTACACCGGAAATAGAAGCCAAAAGCGAAAGTATCGGTCTCGATTTCCTGCGCAAAGACTTCCCCAGACTCCTATCCTCCATGCAATCGGGAGCCGATCGGATTCGCGAAGTCGTCCTGAGCTTGCGCAACTTCTCCCGCCTCGACGAAGCCCAGAAAAAGCCCGTGGACCTGCACTCTGGCATTGATAGCACCCTCCTGATTGTCCAAAACCGGCTCACCGCCAAAGCCGGACGATCGAGCATCCAACTAATCAAAGACTACGGCGAACTACCCCAAGTCGAATGCTATCCCGGACAGCTCAACCAAGTATTTATGCACCTGCTCACCAACGCCATTGACGCCATAGAACAAGACCCCCGCCAGCGGCTCTCATCCCAAGGACGAAGCAATTACACCATCTCCATTCGCACCCGAATGGTGGACCCACATCACGTAGAAATCCGCATCATCGACAACGGCCCCGGCATGACCGACACCGTTAAACAGCGCGTATTTGAAATGGGATTCACCACCAAACCCGTGGGCAAAGGCACCGGTTTGGGGCTTTCCATCAGCCATCAAATCGTCGTCGAAAAACATGGCGGCCAGATCCATTGCAATTCCACACCAGGAGAAGGCACAGAATTCGCCATCATCCTGCCTATTTGCCAGTCAAAGGAGGCAGTCAACCCCTTGCCAGCAGCTTTTTCCAACACTGTCCCATTTAGTATCAATCCAGCCATGCAAGCAGTTTAA